In the Alistipes provencensis genome, TTCCTCGGGATCGGCCACCAGAATGCGGCCGCAGTACTCGCAGACAATGATCTTCTTACCCTGACGGATGTCCACCTGACGCTGGGGCGGAATGCGGTTGAAACAGCCTCCGCAGGCGTCGCGCTTGACGGTCACCACGGCCAGTCCGTTGCGGACGTTGCGGCGGATGCGCTCGTAAGCCGACAGCAGACGCTCGTCGATCTTCTCCTTGACGCTGTCGCTCTGCACCGAATATTCCGCTACCAGCGGCGCCGTTTCGGCCTCGATGCCCTCCAGCTCGGTCTTCTTGGCCGCGAGGTCCGCCAGACGCTCCTTGCTCTGCGCCTCGGCCTCCTCCAACTGCGCCTTCTTGACCTTCACGCCGGCGGCATACTCCTTCAGACGCTTCTCGGCCAGCTCGATCTCGAGCTCCTGATACTCGATCTCCTTGGTGATGGCGTCGAACTCGCGGTTGTTGCGCACGTTGTTCTGCTGCTCCTTGTAGTTGCCGATCATGATCTTGGCCTGATCCACCTCGCGCTTGCGCTGCTTGGAGAGCGTGTTGAGCTCCTCGATCTCGGCGTTGATGTGCTCGATGCGGGTCTTCATCCCGGTCATCTCGTCCTCAAGATCCTGAACCTCAAGAGGCAGTTCACCTTTCACCTTGTTGATTTCGTCGATCTTGCTGTCGATCTTCTGCAGCTCGTAAAGCGCCAGTATCTTCTCCTGCATCGAGTAATCAACCTCGGCCGTCTTTTTTTGTGTTGCCATATAATGTACTGTATAGTTTAGACTTACACCAGATAATTCACGGGATTGCGAGAGCGTTCACTCTTGCGAACCGCAAAGGTACATAAATTTTTCGATAAAATATCAAATAATAGCTCAATTGCGCAATATTCACTCTCAAAATGGCCTATATCTGCTACCGTGAGGGCTTTATCGGGTGTCATGAAGTCGTTGTACTTCAGGTCCGCGGTGATATAAATATCGGCTCCCGCACGGCGTGCGTCGCCGATCAGCGAGGCCCCGGCGCCGGTGCAGACAGCCACGCGGCGCACCGCGGAAGTCGCTATGTCACTGTGCCGTATAGCCTTTACCTCGAGCCGCCGTTGGATAAGCCGCATAAACTCCAAGGTGTCAGCGGATTCAGACAGCTCTCCCACCACGCCGAATCCCACGCCTTCGCCGGCTTCCGAGGGTTGCAGCACCTCCAGTTTCCCCACGCC is a window encoding:
- a CDS encoding Nif3-like dinuclear metal center hexameric protein gives rise to the protein MKITQITEVIERFAPLGWQESYDNAGLIVGRPDDEVHKALLAVDVTEEVLDEAEAEGCDIVLTHHPIVFHALKRFNSADPVQRCVERAIRSRIALYACHTNLDSAPGGMSWRLAEMLGVGKLEVLQPSEAGEGVGFGVVGELSESADTLEFMRLIQRRLEVKAIRHSDIATSAVRRVAVCTGAGASLIGDARRAGADIYITADLKYNDFMTPDKALTVADIGHFESEYCAIELLFDILSKNLCTFAVRKSERSRNPVNYLV
- a CDS encoding zinc ribbon domain-containing protein, with the protein product MATQKKTAEVDYSMQEKILALYELQKIDSKIDEINKVKGELPLEVQDLEDEMTGMKTRIEHINAEIEELNTLSKQRKREVDQAKIMIGNYKEQQNNVRNNREFDAITKEIEYQELEIELAEKRLKEYAAGVKVKKAQLEEAEAQSKERLADLAAKKTELEGIEAETAPLVAEYSVQSDSVKEKIDERLLSAYERIRRNVRNGLAVVTVKRDACGGCFNRIPPQRQVDIRQGKKIIVCEYCGRILVADPEEPQE